The genome window CTTCGACGAGGCGGAGAATCGGCTGCACGCACAGAAAGCCCTGTTGGAATGGCTGTTCCTGACCAGCCACTGACCCCGCTGACCAGGTCCGCCCGACAGGACCTCATCGCCCGGCTCATCGAGACCCACCGGATCCCGAGCCAGCGTCATTTGCTGGACATGCTGGGGGAGGAGGGCGTCGAGACGACCCAGACGACCCTGTCCCGTGACCTGGTCGACATCGGCGCGCGGAAGGTGAGGTCCGAAGGACGCGCCTTCTACAGCCTCGGTTCCGTGGAGGACGAGCTGGCTGCCGACGGCCCGGCGAAGCTGCGTCGCGTCCTCGCGGAACTCCTCGTCGGGACCGACTGGTCGGGCAACACCGCCGTCCTGCGCACCCCACCGGGAGCAGCTCAGTACCTGGCCAGCGTGCTGGACCGGTCCGAACTTCCCGACGTCGTCGGTACGATCGCCGGTGATGACACCGTCTTCGTCCTCGCCCGGGATCCTGCCGACGGTCGTCGGTTGGCGGAACGGATGCTGAACCTCTCCCGGCCCCCCGGTGGCCCCGATGACCGGATCCGCTAGACAACCTATAGAATTCTCCCGACAGAACATCCGCGAAAGGATCTTGAAATACCATGACTGACCGCGTCGTACTTGCGTACTCCGGAGGCCTCGACACCACCGTCGCCATCCCCTACCTCAAGAAGATGACCGGCGGCGAGGTCGTCGCTGTCTCCATCGACCTCGGCCAGGGCGGCGAAGACATGGAGTCCGTGCGTCAGCGTGCTCTCGGCGCCGGTGCCGTCGAGGCTGTCGTGGTGGACGCCAAGGACGAGTTCGCCGAGCAGTACTGCCTGCCGACCATCAAGGCCAACGGCATGTACATGAAGCAGTACCCGCTGGTGTCCGCCATTTCCCGCCCGCTGATCGTCAAGCACCTCGTCGAGGCTGCCCAGGAGTTCGGCGGAACCCACGTCGCCCACGGCTGCACCGGTAAGGGAAATGACCAGGTCCGCTTCGAGGTCGGTTTCACCGACAACAACCCGGACCTGAAGATCATCGCACCGGCCCGTGACTACGCCTGGACCCGCGACAAGGCCATTGCCTTCGCCGAGGAGAACAACGTCCCGATCGAGCAGTCGGCGTCCTCCCCGTTCTCCATCGACCAGAACGTCTGGGGTCGCGCCATCGAGACCGGCTTCCTTGAGGACCTGTGGAACCCGCCGACGAAGGACCTCTACGCCTACACCGAGGAGCCCTCGCTCGGCCAGGCTCCCGACGAGGTCATCATCTCCTTCAAAGCCGGTGCCCCGGTCGCCATCGACGGCCGCCCCGTCACCGTGCTGCAGGCTATCGAGGAGCTCAACCGCCGGGCCGGCGCCCAGGGCGTGGGCCGTCTCGACATGGTCGAGGACCGGTTGATCGGCATCAAGTCCCGCGAGATCTACGAGGCCCCCGGTGCGGTCACCCTGATCACCGCCCATGAGGCACTGGAGGACGTCACCGTCGAGCGTGAGCTCGCCCGCTACAAGCGTGGAATCGACGCCGAGTGGTCGAACCAGGTCTACGACGGCCTGTGGTTCTCCCCGCTGAAGAAGTCGCTGGACGCCTTCATCGAGTCCACCCAGGAGCACGTCACCGGTGACATCCGTCTCGTGCTGCACAACGGTGCGATCCAGATCAACGGCCGGCGGTCCGAGGAGTCCCTCTACGACTTCAACCTCGCCACCTATGACACCGGCGACACCTTCGACCAGACCCTGTCCAAGGGCTTCGTCGCTCTGCACGGTCTGTCCTCCAAGATCGCCAACTCCCGCGACCGGCGTTTCGCCAAGTAGAGGGGGAGGGTCAGACAATGCCGGAGAAGCCGGAGATCCAGAAGCACGCGACGAACGAAGGCGCCCTCTGGGGTGGTCGTTTCGCCGGTGGACCGACCGAAGCCATGGCCGCGCTGAGTAAGTCGACCCATTTCGACTGGGTGCTCGCACCCTACGATGTGCTGGCCTCCAAGGCCCACGCCAAGGTGCTGCACCAGGCCGGCCTGCTGTCGGATGAGGACCTGGCGACCATGCTCGACGGACTGACCCGTCTCGGTGCGGACGTCGCGTCCGGCGCCTTCGGCCCCGAGCCAGCGGACGAGGATGTCCACGGAGCGATGGAACGTGGTCTCATCGACCGGGTCGGTCCGGTCGTCGGCGGACGCCTGCGCGCCGGCCGGTCGCGCAATGACCAGGTCGCCACCCTGTTCCGCATGTGGGTCCGTGACGCGGTCCGGGAGGTCACCGACGGTGTCCTCGATGTCGTCGACGCGCTGGTTCTCCAGGCCCGGTCTCACCCGGACACCATCATGCCGGGCAAGACCCACTTCCAGGCGGCCCAGCCGGTGCTGTTGGCGCACCAGCTGTTGGCACACGCCCAGCCGCTGCTGCGGGATGTCCAGCGTTTCCAGGACCTGGACAAGCGTCTGGCCGTCTCGCCGTACGGTTCCGGTGCGCTCGCCGGATCCTCGCTGGCGTTGGACCCGGAGGCGATCGCCGCGGAGCTCGGTTTCGACTCCGCCGCCGACAACTCCATCGATGCGACGAGTTCCCGGGATTTCGCCGCGGAGACCTCCTACGTTCTCGCCCAGGTCGCCATTGACCTGTCGCGTCTCGCCGAGGAGATCATCGCCTGGTCGACCCCGGAGTTCGGGTACGTCACCCTGGCTGACGAGTGGTCCACCGGGTCATCGATCATGCCACAGAAGAAGAACCCGGACGTCGCCGAGCTCATGCGGGGCAAGGCGGGGCGTCTCATCGGTGACCACACCGGGCTGCTGGCCACCCTCAAGGCGCTGCCGTTGGCCTACGACCGGGACCTGCAGGAGGACAAGGAGCCGATCCTTGACGCGGTCACCCAGCTGCACCTGTTGCTGCCGGCGATGACCGGTCTGGTCGCCACCTTGACCTTCCACCCGGAGCGGTTGCTGGAGCTGGCCCCGGCCGGTTTCACCCTGGCGACCGACCTGGCTGAGTGGATGGTGCGGCAGGGGGTGCCCTTCCGGGATGCCCATGAGGCCTCCGGCCAGTGCGTCCGCATCGCGGAGAGCAGGGGAGTGGACCTCATCGATCTCACCGACGAGGAGTTGTCCGGGGTGCACCCGGAGCTGACCCCCGAGGTCCGTACGGTGCTCACCGTCGAGGGCGCCGTGGCGTCCCGTGCCACCCGTGGTGGAACTGCCGGCATCCGCGTTGCCGAGCAGCTCGGCCGGGTTGTCGACGCCGCCGCTGCCGACCGTGTGTGGGCGGCGACGCCGGTCCGCGGCTAAGTCTGCCACCGACACCACGGCAGATGCCGTCGTCACAGGGCGCTTGGGAGAACCCCGGGCGCCCTGACGCATATTCCGGTCGAGCCGCCGGATACACTGGGGCGCATGATCGATCCCCGCCTTCTTGAGATTCTCGTGTGCCCCCAGGACAAGCAGCCCCTGGAGGAGCACGGGGACTATCTGGTCAACCCGCGGCTCTCCGTGGCCTATCCGGTGCAGGACGGTATCCCCGTCCTGCTCGCCGATGAGGCGGTCGCCTGGCCGCTGCCCCAGAACTGACCAGATCCACTCAAAGGACGTCCCACCACCATGTCGAATATCATCGACGAACTGACCTGGCGCGGGCTCATCGCCCAGTCCACCGACATTGACGCGCTCCGCGAGGAGCTGTCCACCCCCACCACCGCCTACGTCGGCTTCGACCCGACCGGCCCCTCGCTGCATGCCGGTCACCTGGTGCCCCTGCTCATGCTGGCCCGGCTCCAGCGGGCTGGGCACACCCCGATCCTGCTGGCCGGTGGTGCGACCGGCATGATCGGCGATCCGAGGGACGTGGGGGAGCGGTCCATGCTCTCCGCGGAGACCGCCGCCGAGAACGTGGAGAGGATCAGGACGCAGTTGGCGTCCTTCGTCTCCTTCGACGGAGACAACGCCGCCATCATGGCGAACAACATGGACTGGACCGGATCCATGTCCGTCGTCGACTTCCTCCGCGATGTCGGCAAGAACTTCAGCCTGAACACGATGCTCTCCCGGGACACGGTGAAGCGGCGACTTGAGGGCGACGGGATCTCCTACACCGAGTTCTCGTACATGCTGCTGCAGGCGAATGACTTCGTGCAGCTGCGGCGCGCCCATGACTGCCGTCTGCAGATCGGCGGGTCTGACCAGTGGGGCAACATCATCTCCGGGGTGGATCTCAACCGTCGGGTCGACGGGGAGGCGGTCCACGCTCTCACGGTGCCGCTGGTGACCGATTCGGAGGGACGCAAGTTCGGTAAGTCCACCGGTGGCGGCAAGTTGTGGCTCGACCCGGAGATGACCAGCCCGTACAGCTGGTACCAGTACTTCCTCAACGCGGCGGACGCCGACGTCATCCGTTACCTGCGGTGGTTCACCTTCCTCGGCAAGGAGGAGTTGGACCGGCTCGCTGTCGAGGTCGAGGAGCGGCCCTTCAAGCGGGAGGCGCAGCGCACTCTCGCCCGCGAGATGACCGCGCTGGTCCACGGGGAGGACGCTGTCGCCAAGGTCGAGAAGGCCGCGGAAGCCCTGTTCGGCAAGGCAGAGCTGACCGAGCTCGATGAGCGCACCCTGGCGTCCGCTCTGTCGGAGACCGAGGTCGCCGAGGTTGATCCGGGAACGGGGATCCTCGATCTTCTCATCGCTGCCGGTCTGGAGAAGACGAAGGGGGCGGCCCGCCGGACCGTGGGAGAAGGTGGGGCCTACGTCAACAATGTCAGGGTCAGCGACATTGAGTGGACGCCGACCGCCGAGGATCTGTTGCACGGTTCCTGGTTGGTCCTGCGTAAGGGCAAGAAGAGGTTCGCCGGAGCCAGGGTCATCGCCTAGCGCGCTGAGCGCGGGTCTCCGCGGGTCAGCCGTGCCGGGACCGGACATCGCGGTACTGGTGGGGCGGCGGGACGGTGGGAGGCCACGTACTCCCACCGGAGCGGGCAACGATCAAGGAAATACTTCCTGACCAGGCATCTTGCTTCATGTTACCGACGTGTGTACATTGGGTGAAGTCGCCGCGAGCGACCGGGACGAGGTTCCGGTCGGGGACGGCGTACCGATGTTGTTTGAGAACTCAATAGTGTGATGAACCAAGTAGTAATAAGTCGCAGATGATGCGGACGGTGATCGGATGGTTCCGGCACGTGGGTGACTGCGTGTGAAATATTGATCATTCTTTTTCTGTCTGTTGGTTTTGTGACCGGCGCATGGTCCTGGTCCCCCGACCGGATTGTGCGTGGATGTTCAAAGTTTTTTGGATGTCAGCAGTTCAGTATATTTTTTTGTTTGCCAGTGATGGCTCTTTATGGGGTTTATTGCTTTTATGGAGAGTTTGATCCTGGCTCAGGACGAACGCTGGCGGCGTGCTTAACACATGCAAGTCGAACGGAAAGGCCTTTGTTAGCTTCGGCTGGCGGGGTACTCGAGTGGCGAACGGGTGAGTAACACGTGGGTGATCTGCCCTGCACTTCGGGATAAGCCTGGGAAACTGGGTCTAATACCGGATAGGACCATCGTTTAGTGTCGGTGGTGGAAAGTTTTTCGGTGCAGGATGAGCTCGCGGCCTATCAGCTTGTTGGTGGGGTAATGGCCTACCAAGGCGTCGACGGGTAGCCGGCCTGAGAGGGTGGACGGCCACATTGGGACTGAGACACGGCCCAGACTCCTACGGGAGGCAGCAGTGGGGAATATTGCACAATGGGCGCAAGCCTGATGCAGCGACGCCGCGTGGGGGATGAAGGCCTTCGGGTTGTAAACTCCTTTCAACCATGACGAAGCGTGAGTGACGGTAGTGGTAGAAGAAGCACCGGCTAACTACGTGCCAGCAGCCGCGGTAATACGTAGGGTGCGAGCGTTGTCCGGAATTACTGGGCGTAAAGAGCTCGTAGGTGGTTTGTCGCGTCGTCTGTGAAATTCCGGGGCTTAACTCCGGGCGTGCAGGCGATACGGGCATAACTTGAGTGCTGTAGGGGAGACTGGAATTCCTGGTGTAGCGGTGAAATGCGCAGATATCAGGAGGAACACCGATGGCGAAGGCAGGTCTCTGGGCAGTAACTGACGCTGAGGAGCGAAAGCATGGGTAGCGAACAGGATTAGATACCCTGGTAGTCCATGCCGTAAACGGTGGGCGCTAGGTGTGGGGGTCTTCCACGACTTCTGTGCCGTAGCTAACGCATTAAGCGCCCCGCCTGGGGAGTACGGCCGCAAGGCTAAAACTCAAAGGAATTGACGGGGGCCCGCACAAGCGGCGGAGCATGTGGATTAATTCGATGCAACGCGAAGAACCTTACCTGGGCTTGACATATGCCGGATCGGCGCAGAGATGCGTTTTCCCTTGTGGTCGGTATACAGGTGGTGCATGGTTGTCGTCAGCTCGTGTCGTGAGATGTTGGGTTAAGTCCCGCAACGAGCGCAACCCTTGTCTTGTGTTGCCAGCACGTTATGGTGGGGACTCGCGAGAGACTGCCGGGGTTAACTCGGAGGAAGGTGGGGATGACGTCAAATCATCATGCCCCTTATGTCCAGGGCTTCACACATGCTACAATGGTCGGTACAGTGGGTTGCGATGCCGTGAGGTGGAGCTAATCCCTTAAAGCCGGTCTCAGTTCGGATTGGAGTCTGCAACTCGACTCCATGAAGTCGGAGTCGCTAGTAATCGCAGATCAGCAACGCTGCGGTGAATACGTTCCCGGGCCTTGTACACACCGCCCGTCACGTCATGAAAGTTGGTAACACCCGAAGCCAGTGGCCCAAACTCGTTAGGGAGCTGTCGAAGGTGGGATCGGCGATTGGGACGAAGTCGTAACAAGGTAGCCGTACCGGAAGGTGCGGCTGGATCACCTCCTTTCTAAGGAGTTTTTTTTGTGCACCGCGCCAACTCGGGTGTTGGGTGCTTTTTTTAATCCGGGTGGATAGTCATCTTTGTGGGTTGTTGTTTGTGTTGTTTGGGGCTTGTTGTGTGCTTGGTTTGTTGCATTGTTGGGTGTCTGGGACAGCATTGTTCCTGTTGGGGTGCTTGATCTGATTGTGGCTTGTGGGTTGTTGCCTGTGGGTTGTGATTGGTGGGTGTCCTCGTGTTGTTTGAGAACTGTATAGTGGACGCGAGTATCTTCTTTTTGATGCAATTTTTTGTAAGCCGTGATCGTTTTTGATCATCTGTGTGTTTTTTGGATGCTGCCTGCCGGTTGGTGGGTGGTGTTCGTGGCACTGGGCACATTTTTTGTGTGTTTGTGTGTGAAGGGCGCACGGTGGATGCCTTGGCATGATGAGCCGATGAAGGACGTGGGAGACTGCGATATGCCTCGGGGAGTTGTCAACTGAGCGTTGATCCGAGGATGTCCGAATGGGGAAACCCGGCCGTGGTTATGTGCGGTCACCTGCCGGTGAATGTATAGCTGGTGTGGAGGTTACGCGGGGAAGTGAAACATCTCAGTACCCGTAGGAAGAGAAAACAATAGTGATTCCGTGAGTAGTGGCGAGCGAAAGCGGATGGTGGCTAAACCGGATGCGTGTGATACCTGTCAGGGGTTGCGTGTTCGGGGTTGTGGGGTTCTGCTTGATCGGTCTGACAGTCGGTCGCTGTGTCGCATGTGTTAGCGGAAGTGGTTTGGAATGGCCTGCCGTAGACGGTGAGAGTCCGGTACGTGAAAGCATGTGTGGTGTGGTTGTGGAGTGCCCCGAGTAGCAGCGGGCTCGTGGAATCTGCTGTGAATCTGCCGGGACCACCCGGTAAGCCTGAATACTCATTGTGACCGATAGCGGATAGTACCGTGAGGGAATGGTGAAAAGTACCCCGGGAGGGGAGTGAAATAGTACCTGAAACCGTGCGCTTACAATCCGTCAGAGCCGTTCTGCACTTGTGTGTGGTGGTGATGGCGTGCCTTTTGAAGAATGAGCCTGCGAGTCAGCGGCACGTCGCGAGGTTAACCCGTGTGGGGTAGTCGTAGCGAAAGCGAATACTAACTAGTGTGTTTTTAGTGGCGTGTCCTGGACCCGAAGCGGAGTGATCTACCCATGGCCAGTGTGAAGCGACGGTAAGACGTCGTGGAGGCGCGAACCCACTTAGGTTGAAAACTGAGGGGATGAGTTGTGGGTAGGGGTGAAAGGCCAATCAAACTCCGTGATAGCTGGTTCTCCCCGAAATGCATTTAGGTGCAGCGTCGTGTGTTTCTTGCCGGAGGTAGAGCTACTGGTTGGTTTAGCGGGACTATCATCTTAGCGACATCAGCCAAACTCCGAATGCCGGTAAGTGAGAGCGCGGCAGTGAGACTGCGGGGGATAAGCTTCGTAGTCGAGAGGGAAACAGCCCAGATCGCCGGCTAAGGCCCCTAAGGGTGTACTAAGTGGAAAAGGATGTGGGATCGCGAAGACAGCCAGGAGGTTGGCTTAGAAGCAGCCATCCTTGAAAGAGTGCGTAATAGCTCACTGGTCGAGTGGTCCTGCGCCGACAATGTAGTGGGGCTCAAGTACACCGCCGAAGCCGCGGAACTCACACTTTGGTGTGGGTTGGTAGGGGAGCGTCGTGTGGCCGTTGAAGGTGCGGGGTGACCCAGTGCTGGAGGCTATGCGAGTGAGAATGCAGGCATGAGTAGCGAATGATGAGTGAGAACCTCATCCGCCGGATGACCAAGGGTTCCTGGGTCAAGTTAATCTTCCCAGGGTGAGTCGGGGCCTAAGGCGAGGCCGACAGGCGTAGTCGATGGATAACGGGTTGATATTCCCGTACCCGTGTGTGTGCGACAATGATGAATCGGTGATACTAACTGCCCTGAAGTTTTCTCTTCACGTCTTTGGCGTGTGGGGTTGATGGATGCGTGGGACCTGAGCTGGTAGTAGTCAAGTGATGGGGTGACGCAGGAAGGTAGCCGAGCCACTTATTGGATTGTGGTGTAAGCGTGTGGCCCGTGGTCCAGGTAAATCCGGATCACTTTATGGGTGAGGCGTGATGCGTACCCGTTTGCGGGGATGTTGGTGATCCTATGCTGTCGAGAAAAGCCTCTAGCGAGTGCACATTCGGCCCGTACCCCAAACCGACACAGGTGGTCAGGTAGAGAATACTAAGGCGATCGGGTGAACTGTGGTTAAGGAACTCGGCAAAATGCCCCCGTAACTTCGGGAGAAGGGGGGCCCGTGCTGGTGATCGACTTTTGCGGTTGTGAGCTGGTGTGGGTCGCAGAGAATAGAGGGAAGCGACTGTTTACTAAAAACACAGGTCCGTGCGAAGACGGTAAGTCGATGTATACGGACTGACGCCTGCCCGGTGCTGGAAGGTTAAGAGGACCTGTTAGATTTTCGGATCGAAGCGGAGAATTTAAGCCCCAGTAAACGGCGGTGGTAACTATAACCATCCTAAGGTAGCGAAATTCCTTGTCGGGTAAGTTCCGACCTGCACGAATGGCGTAACGACTTCCCTGCTGTCTCAACCACAGGCCCGGCGAAATTGCAGTACGAGTAAAGATGCTCGTTACGCGCGGCAGGACGAAAAGACCCCGGGACCTTCACTATAGCTTGGTATTGGTGTTCGGTTCGGTTTGTGTAGGATAGGTGGGAGACTGTGAAGCGGCCACGCCAGTGGTTGTGGAGTCGTTGTTGAAATACCACTCTGATCGTATTGGACATCTGAACCTCGGCCCATGATCTGGGTTAGGGACAGTGCCTGGTGGGTAGTTTAACTGGGGCGGTTGCCTCCCAAAGAGTAACGGAGGCGCCCAAAGGTTCCCTCAGCCTGGTTGGCAATCAGGTGTTGAGTGTAAGTGCACAAGGGAGCTTGACTGTGAGACTGACAGGTCGAGCAGGTA of Corynebacterium terpenotabidum Y-11 contains these proteins:
- the argR gene encoding arginine repressor, translating into MAVPDQPLTPLTRSARQDLIARLIETHRIPSQRHLLDMLGEEGVETTQTTLSRDLVDIGARKVRSEGRAFYSLGSVEDELAADGPAKLRRVLAELLVGTDWSGNTAVLRTPPGAAQYLASVLDRSELPDVVGTIAGDDTVFVLARDPADGRRLAERMLNLSRPPGGPDDRIR
- a CDS encoding argininosuccinate synthase — encoded protein: MTDRVVLAYSGGLDTTVAIPYLKKMTGGEVVAVSIDLGQGGEDMESVRQRALGAGAVEAVVVDAKDEFAEQYCLPTIKANGMYMKQYPLVSAISRPLIVKHLVEAAQEFGGTHVAHGCTGKGNDQVRFEVGFTDNNPDLKIIAPARDYAWTRDKAIAFAEENNVPIEQSASSPFSIDQNVWGRAIETGFLEDLWNPPTKDLYAYTEEPSLGQAPDEVIISFKAGAPVAIDGRPVTVLQAIEELNRRAGAQGVGRLDMVEDRLIGIKSREIYEAPGAVTLITAHEALEDVTVERELARYKRGIDAEWSNQVYDGLWFSPLKKSLDAFIESTQEHVTGDIRLVLHNGAIQINGRRSEESLYDFNLATYDTGDTFDQTLSKGFVALHGLSSKIANSRDRRFAK
- the argH gene encoding argininosuccinate lyase yields the protein MQKHATNEGALWGGRFAGGPTEAMAALSKSTHFDWVLAPYDVLASKAHAKVLHQAGLLSDEDLATMLDGLTRLGADVASGAFGPEPADEDVHGAMERGLIDRVGPVVGGRLRAGRSRNDQVATLFRMWVRDAVREVTDGVLDVVDALVLQARSHPDTIMPGKTHFQAAQPVLLAHQLLAHAQPLLRDVQRFQDLDKRLAVSPYGSGALAGSSLALDPEAIAAELGFDSAADNSIDATSSRDFAAETSYVLAQVAIDLSRLAEEIIAWSTPEFGYVTLADEWSTGSSIMPQKKNPDVAELMRGKAGRLIGDHTGLLATLKALPLAYDRDLQEDKEPILDAVTQLHLLLPAMTGLVATLTFHPERLLELAPAGFTLATDLAEWMVRQGVPFRDAHEASGQCVRIAESRGVDLIDLTDEELSGVHPELTPEVRTVLTVEGAVASRATRGGTAGIRVAEQLGRVVDAAAADRVWAATPVRG
- a CDS encoding Trm112 family protein, producing MIDPRLLEILVCPQDKQPLEEHGDYLVNPRLSVAYPVQDGIPVLLADEAVAWPLPQN
- the tyrS gene encoding tyrosine--tRNA ligase codes for the protein MSNIIDELTWRGLIAQSTDIDALREELSTPTTAYVGFDPTGPSLHAGHLVPLLMLARLQRAGHTPILLAGGATGMIGDPRDVGERSMLSAETAAENVERIRTQLASFVSFDGDNAAIMANNMDWTGSMSVVDFLRDVGKNFSLNTMLSRDTVKRRLEGDGISYTEFSYMLLQANDFVQLRRAHDCRLQIGGSDQWGNIISGVDLNRRVDGEAVHALTVPLVTDSEGRKFGKSTGGGKLWLDPEMTSPYSWYQYFLNAADADVIRYLRWFTFLGKEELDRLAVEVEERPFKREAQRTLAREMTALVHGEDAVAKVEKAAEALFGKAELTELDERTLASALSETEVAEVDPGTGILDLLIAAGLEKTKGAARRTVGEGGAYVNNVRVSDIEWTPTAEDLLHGSWLVLRKGKKRFAGARVIA